GCGATTACGACTATAAGGTTCTAATGCACTATTAATGCATAGTTTCTAACTATATCTAGTTAGAGAAAAAGTATAATTGAAAACTATATCTCCTTTCAGTATAATGAAAGTACATTCTATAAACAAAGAATAGGCTGGAAATGTATTTCCAAGCCTTTCTAACGATTGAAGGAGATATTTTCATGCCAATTAAGATTGATAAGAAACTGCCAGCTGTTGAAATTTTAAGTTCTGAGAATATCTTTGTCATGGATGACGATAGGGCGGACCATCAGGATATCCGCCCTCTGAATATTCTGGTACTCAATCTCATGCCTCAGAAAATGGTGACGGAGACTCAGATACTGCGCCACTTGGCTAATACGCCGCTGCAGCTGACTATTGACTTCCTCTACATGAGCTCTCATCAGTCTAAAACGACACGTGCAGAGCATATGGAGACTTTCTATAAGACTTTTGATGAGGTTAAAAATCGCTATTTTGATGGCTTGATTATCACTGGTGCACCGGTAGAGCATCTGCCTTTTGAAGCGGTGGACTACTGGGAAGAGTTCCAGCAGGTGATTGAATGGTCCAAGACTCATGTCTTTTCGACTCTGCATATCTGTTGGGGAGCTCAGGCTGGACTTTATGCTCGCTACGGCGTGGACAAGCAGCAGATGACGCGCAAATTATCGGGTGTCTATAGCCAGTCAGCTGACAGCAGTAATCTACTTTTCCGTGGCTTTGACGATGAGTTTTATACGCCGCATTCCCGTCATACTGAAGTTCTAAAGGAAGATATTGTCAATCTGACTAATCTGGAAATTCTCTCGTATGGAGAGGATACGGGCCTCTCTGTATTAGCTAGCCGGGACTTGCGAGAGGTGTATAGTTTCGGTCACATGGAATACGACCGCGATACTTTATCTAAAGAGTATTTCCGCGATTTGAAGGCAGGGAAGAATCCACATATTCCAGAGAATTATTTCAAAAACGATGATGTCCATGCGACACCGGCCTTGCGTTGGAGTTCGGCCGCGGCACTCTTTTTCAGCAATTGGGTCAATTATGCTGTCTATCAGGAGACACCTTTTGACTGGGAAAGTCCTGAAAATGATGTATCGTTTTTTGCTTATCTATAAGAGGTGACATGACTTATTTATCAGCTTTTAAATCGGGCAATCTAGTAATCCCGAGTGCCCTTCTTTTACATTTTAAGGACATCTTTGATTCCAGCGATGATTTTTTGGTCTGGCAGTTTTTCTATCTGCAAAATACGACTTCCTTGGAAGAGTTGGCACCTAGTCAGATTGCGGAGCATATTGGTAAGACTCTGTCAGAAGTCAATCGCTCTATGTCCCATCTGACGGAGAAAGGTCTCTTGCAGTATAAGACCATTGAGTTGAATGGAGAGACAGAGGTTATCTTTGATGCTTCGCCGGCTTTGGAAAAGCTGGATGAACTGCTGGTAGCCAAAAGTGGTCCACAGACTGTGGCAAAGGCACCTCAGAATGTTTTGAAAGACTTGGTGGAGACCTTCCAGCAGGAGCTGGGCCGTCTCTTGACACCCTTTGAAATTGAGGATTTGACCAAGACTGTTCAAGACGATAAAACCAATCCTGACTTGGTCAAGGCTGCTCTTCGTGAGGCTGTGTTTAATGGCAAGGCCAACTGGAAGTATATTCAGGCTATCTTGCGCAATTGGCGCAAGGAAGGCATCACAACACTTGCTCAAGTAGAAGCTAAGAGGGAAGAGCGTGAAGCCGCTAACCCTCAAAATGTGACAGTTTCAGATGATTTCCTCAATGCCATGAATTTGTGGAAGGACTGACTTTATTTGATTTACAGCGGCCTGTTAGATACGACAGGCCCTTGATTTTATAAAAAAGGAGAAAAGTATGACCTATCAATTGCCAAAAGTCTGGTCTGCTGCGGACAGCGATCAAGGAAAATTTTCAGGTATCAATCAGCCTTCTGCAGGCGCGCGCTTTGAGCAGAAGCTTCCAGTCGGTAAAGAGCCTTTTCAGCTTTATTCACTTGGGACTCCTAATGGAGTCAAGGTGACGATTATGCTGGAGGAACTACTGGCAGCGGGTATCACTGAGGCAGCCTATGACCTCTATAAGATCAGCATCATGGACGGCGACCAGTTTGGCTCAGATTTTGTGAAAATCAATCCCAACTCAAAGATTCCAGCCTTGCTGGATCAGTTAGCTCATAAGCCGATTCCTGTCTTTGAGTCAGCCAATATCCTGCTCTATCTAGCAGAGAAGTTTGGAAAGCTGATTCCGTCAGATTTGGCTGGTCGAACTGAGGTGCTCAACTGGCTCTTCTGGCAGACGGGAGCGGCGCCCTTCTTGGGAGGCGGATTCGGTCATTTCTTTAACTATGCTCCAGAAAAGCTAGAATATCCTATCAACCGCTTTACGATGGAAGCCAAGCGTCAGCTTGATTTATTAGATAAAGAATTGGCCAAGAAAGCTTATATCGCTGGAGATGACTACAGTATTGCTGATATTGCTATCTGGTCTTGGTATGGGCAGTTAGTACAGGATAAGCTCTATCCAGGCGCAGCTGAGTTCTTGGATGCCTTCTCCTACAAACATCTATCTGCTTGGGCGGAGAAGATTGCAGCTCGTCCGGCGGTTCAGCGCGGTTTAGCTGCCGAGTATCAGGAAATCAAATAAACATGTGATGGGTAGGAACTTCCCATCATCAAGTGGCGAGACAAAATCAGTTTATCAACAGGCTGATTTTTCCTCCGCTGCTTTTTTTATACCTTTAAAAATGATATACTGAATAGAAGAATGTTTAGAAAAGAGTAAGCAATGCAAAAAAAGACTATTTCCCAACGCTTGGAGCGAATAGCTGCTTTTGTTCCGGATGGGGCAAAGTTGCTGGATGTTGGGAGCGATCATGCCTATCTGCCTATTTACCTGATTCAGCAGGGACGGATTGAGAAGGCTCTGGCCGGAGAAGTGGTAGAGGGGCCTTTTCAGTCTGCCCAGAAAAATGTTGCAGAACATGGACTGACGGAGCAGATTAAGGTTCGCTTGGCCAATGGTCTGGCGGCTTTGGAAGCAGAAGATCAGATTGACACCATCGTTATCGCTGGTATGGGTGGTCGCTTGATTTCAGAGATTTTGGAAAATGGCAGAGCGAAACTTGCGTCTATTTCCCGCTTGATTTTGCAGCCCAATAATCGAGAGGATGAGCTTCGCAGCTGGCTAGTATCTAATGGCTTTCACTTGCTGGCTGAGGATATCTTAGAAGAGGCTGGTAAGTTTTATGAAATTTTAGTGGCAGAAGAAGGTCAGCAAACTTTGACAGAGCAAGAAAAGCGCTTCGGACCTTTTCTGATGAAGCAACAGTCACCTGCTTTTCAGCTAAGATGGCAGAAAGAACTGAAGAAACTAGAAGGAGCTCTAGTCCATATCCCAGAAAAGAATGAGTTGGAACGCTCTGCTATGTTCCAAAAAATCGAAGGTATCAAGGAGGTGCTCCATGTTAGCAAGTGAAATCATAGCCCGTTATGAAGCCTATTGCCCGCAAGAACTGTCCATGGAGGGCGACATTTCAGGCCTGCAAATCGGAACTCTGGACAAAGAAGTGGATAAGGTTCTAGTGGCGCTGGATATTCGCGAGCAGACGGTGGCGGAGGCTATTGAGGCAGGTGCTGGACTGATTATCGTTAAGCATGCGCCTATCTTTCGCCCCCTCAAGGAGCTAGTGGCGGATAAAGCACAAAATCAGATGATTTTAGACCTCATCAAGCATGATATTGCTGTCTATGTCAGTCATACCAATATTGATGTTGTAGAGGACGGGCTCAATGACTGGTTCTGCCAGTTATTAGATATTGAGGAGACAAGTTTTCTCAGTCAGACGAGTCCAGATCACGGTATTGGCCGCGTGGGGAGGATTGCTCCTCAGACCTTTGGGGACTTTGCGGCTAAGGTCAAGGCAAGTTTTGGACTAGATAGTTTGCGTCTGGTTACTTATGAAGAAGCGGATCTCGAACGCGTGATTGAGCGTGTGGCTATTTGTGGCGGCAGCGGTCAGTCCTTTTATTCAGAGGCTATTACCAAGGGAGCGCAGGTCTACATTACAGGTGATATTTACTATCATACAGCTCAGGAAATGCTGACTGAAGGTCTTTTAGCGCTGGATCCTGGACATCATATCGAGGTTCTATTTACGGAAAAATTAAAAGAAAAGCTTGATACTTGGAAGGCAGAAGAAGGATGGGAGATTGAGATTCTAGCTAGTCAGGCTTGGACCAATCCTTTCCGACATATTTGAGAGGGAGCGACATGAAAAGAGTAGCAGTGATTGGAGCTGGGATTGTCGGCTCAACAGCAGCATACTATCTTTCAAAATCCCCAGATGTGGAAGTGACTGTCTTTGATGACGGCAAGGGGCAGGCAACCAAGGCAGCCGCTGGCATTATCAGTCCTTGGTTTTCCAAGCGACGCAACAAGGCTTGGTATAGGATGGCGCGTCTGGGCGCTGATTTTTATCAGGACTTGATTGCGGAACTGAAAGATGCTGGAATCCAGACAGACTTTTACCAACAGACAGGTGTTTATCTGCTGAAAAAGGATGAGAGCAAGCTGAAAGAACTTTATGATTTAGCTGCTAATCGTCGGGA
This window of the Streptococcus sanguinis genome carries:
- the metA gene encoding homoserine O-acetyltransferase MetA, which translates into the protein MPIKIDKKLPAVEILSSENIFVMDDDRADHQDIRPLNILVLNLMPQKMVTETQILRHLANTPLQLTIDFLYMSSHQSKTTRAEHMETFYKTFDEVKNRYFDGLIITGAPVEHLPFEAVDYWEEFQQVIEWSKTHVFSTLHICWGAQAGLYARYGVDKQQMTRKLSGVYSQSADSSNLLFRGFDDEFYTPHSRHTEVLKEDIVNLTNLEILSYGEDTGLSVLASRDLREVYSFGHMEYDRDTLSKEYFRDLKAGKNPHIPENYFKNDDVHATPALRWSSAAALFFSNWVNYAVYQETPFDWESPENDVSFFAYL
- a CDS encoding DnaD domain-containing protein, with translation MTYLSAFKSGNLVIPSALLLHFKDIFDSSDDFLVWQFFYLQNTTSLEELAPSQIAEHIGKTLSEVNRSMSHLTEKGLLQYKTIELNGETEVIFDASPALEKLDELLVAKSGPQTVAKAPQNVLKDLVETFQQELGRLLTPFEIEDLTKTVQDDKTNPDLVKAALREAVFNGKANWKYIQAILRNWRKEGITTLAQVEAKREEREAANPQNVTVSDDFLNAMNLWKD
- the yghU gene encoding glutathione-dependent disulfide-bond oxidoreductase → MTYQLPKVWSAADSDQGKFSGINQPSAGARFEQKLPVGKEPFQLYSLGTPNGVKVTIMLEELLAAGITEAAYDLYKISIMDGDQFGSDFVKINPNSKIPALLDQLAHKPIPVFESANILLYLAEKFGKLIPSDLAGRTEVLNWLFWQTGAAPFLGGGFGHFFNYAPEKLEYPINRFTMEAKRQLDLLDKELAKKAYIAGDDYSIADIAIWSWYGQLVQDKLYPGAAEFLDAFSYKHLSAWAEKIAARPAVQRGLAAEYQEIK
- a CDS encoding tRNA (adenine(22)-N(1))-methyltransferase: MQKKTISQRLERIAAFVPDGAKLLDVGSDHAYLPIYLIQQGRIEKALAGEVVEGPFQSAQKNVAEHGLTEQIKVRLANGLAALEAEDQIDTIVIAGMGGRLISEILENGRAKLASISRLILQPNNREDELRSWLVSNGFHLLAEDILEEAGKFYEILVAEEGQQTLTEQEKRFGPFLMKQQSPAFQLRWQKELKKLEGALVHIPEKNELERSAMFQKIEGIKEVLHVSK
- a CDS encoding Nif3-like dinuclear metal center hexameric protein; its protein translation is MLASEIIARYEAYCPQELSMEGDISGLQIGTLDKEVDKVLVALDIREQTVAEAIEAGAGLIIVKHAPIFRPLKELVADKAQNQMILDLIKHDIAVYVSHTNIDVVEDGLNDWFCQLLDIEETSFLSQTSPDHGIGRVGRIAPQTFGDFAAKVKASFGLDSLRLVTYEEADLERVIERVAICGGSGQSFYSEAITKGAQVYITGDIYYHTAQEMLTEGLLALDPGHHIEVLFTEKLKEKLDTWKAEEGWEIEILASQAWTNPFRHI